A DNA window from Chiroxiphia lanceolata isolate bChiLan1 chromosome 6, bChiLan1.pri, whole genome shotgun sequence contains the following coding sequences:
- the RTF1 gene encoding RNA polymerase-associated protein RTF1 homolog, with amino-acid sequence MRGALCVGRAGGAGQAGPGRASAAAAAAAGAGRGHRGSAMVKKRKGRVLIDSDTEDSGSEENLDQELLSLAKRKRSDSEEKEPPVSKPTASSDSETSDSDDEWTVGGSKNKKKGKAGKAEKKGAMKKQMNKAASSGSSDKDSSAESSAPEEGEVSDSESNSSSSSSDSDSSSEDEEFHDGYGEDLMGDEEDRARLEQMTEKEREQELFNRIEKREVLKRRFEIKKKLKTAKKKEKKEKKKKQEEEQEKKKLTQIQESQVMSHNKERRSKRDEKLDKKSQAMEELKAEREKRKNRTAELLAKKQPLKTSEVYSDDEEEEEDDKSSEKSDRSSRSSSSDEEEEKEEIPPKSQPVSLPEELNRVRLSRHKLERWCHMPFFAKTVTGCFVRIGIGNHNSKPVYRVAEITGVVETAKVYQLGGTRTNKGLQLRHGSDSRVFRLEFVSNQEFTESEFMKWKEAMFSAGMQLPTLDEINKKEVSIKEALNYKFNDQDIEEIVKEKERFRKAPPNYAMKKTQLLKEKAMAEDLGDQDKAKQIQDQLNELEERAEALDRQRTKNISAISYINQRNREWNIVESEKALVAESHSMKNQQMDPFTRRQCKPTIVSNSRDPAVQAAILAQLNAKYGSGVLPDAPKDMSKGQGKDKDVNSKSASDLSEDLFKVHDFDVKIDLQVPSSESKALAITSKAPPAKDGAPRRSLNLEDYKKRRGLI; translated from the exons ATGCGCGGTGCCCTTTGTGtcgggcgggcgggcggcgcgggtcaggccgggccgggccgtgcgagcgccgccgccgccgccgccgccggggcggggagggggcaccGCGGCTCCGCCATGGTGAAGAAGCGGAAAGGCCGCGTCCTCATCGACTCCGACACTGAGGACAGCGGCAGCGAGGAGAACCTGGACCAG GAGCTCTTATCGTTGGCCAAACGGAAACGCAGTGACTCTGAAGAAAAGGAACCACCTGTGAGCAAACCTACAGCATCTTCAGACTCTGAGACATCAGACAGTGATGATGAG TGGACTGTTGGAGgttctaaaaacaaaaaaaagggaaaagcgggtaaggcagagaagaaaggagcCATGAAGAAGCAGATGAACAAAGCTGCCTCTTCAGGCAGCTCAGATAAAGACAGCTCGGCTGAGAGCTCGGCACCTGAAGAGG GAGAAGTCTCTGACTCAGAAAGCAACAGCTCGTCATCTAGCTCTGATTCAGATTCTTCATCTGAAGATGAGGAGTTCCACGATGGCTACGGAGAAGACCTGATGGGAGATGAAGAAGACCGGGCTCGACTGGaacaaatgacagaaaaggagagagagcaggAACTGTTTAACAGGATAGAGAAGAGAGAAGTGCTAAAGAGAAG AtttgaaatcaagaaaaagctaaaaacagcaaaaaagaaagaaaagaaagagaaaaagaaaaaacaagaggaagagcaggagaagaaaaaactcaCACAGATCCAGGAATCCCAG GTCATGTCACATAATAAAGAGCGGCGATCAAAGCGGGATGAGAAGCTAGACAAGAAATCTCAGGCAATGGAGGAgctaaaagcagaaagagagaaaaggaagaacagaacaG CTGAACTGCTTGCAAAAAAACAGCCATTAAAAACTAGTGAAGTATACTCTGAtgatgaagaagaggaggaggatgataAGTCTAGTGAGAAAAGTGATCGTTCATCCAGGTCGTCATCTTCTGATGAAGAGGAAGA gaaagaagaaattcctcctaagTCCCAGCCGGTGTCCTTGCCTGAAGAACTGAACCGAGTACGGTTATCGCGACACAAGCTGGAACGCTGGTGTCATATGCCCTTCTTTGCCAAGACAGTCACTGGCTGCTTTGTCCGTATTGGCATTGGCAATCACAACAGTAAACCTGTTTATCGG GTTGCTGAAATAACTGGTGTGGTAGAGACTGCAAAGGTTTACCAGCTTGGTGGCACACGGACAAACAAAGGACTACAGTTGCG GCACGGCAGTGATTCACGTGTGTTTCGTTTGGAGTTTGTCTCAAATCAGGAATTTACTGAAAGTGAATTTATGAAGTGGAAGGAAGCA ATGTTCTCTGCTGGGATGCAGCTACCCACACTAGATGAAATAAACAAGAAGGAAGTGTCCATCAAAGAAGCCCTCAACTACAAGTTTAATGATCAGGACATTGAAGAG AttgtgaaagagaaggaaaggttCAGAAAAGCACCTCCAAATTATGCCATGAAGAAAACTCAGCTATTAAAGGAGAAG GCTATGGCTGAGGACTTGGGAGACCAAGATAAGGCCAAGCAGATTCAAGATCAGCTTAATGAACTTGAAGAGAGAGCAGAGGCCCTGGATCGTCAAcgaacaaaaaatatttctgcaatcAG TTACATCAACCAGAGAAACAGGGAGTGGAATATCGTTGAGTCTGAGAAGGCTCTTGTG gctgaaagTCACAGCATGAAAAATCAACAAATGGACCCCTTTACTAGGCGGCAGTGTAAGCCCACAATAGTGTCTAAT TCCAGAGATCCTGCTGTCCAAGCTGCCATCCTTGCCCAGCTAAATGCAAAATATGGATCTGGTGTATTACCAGATGCTCCAAAAGACATGAGTAAG GGTCAAGGAAAAGATAAAGATGTGAACTCTAAATCAGCCAGTGACCTCTCAGAAGATCTTTTCAAAGTGCATGACTTTGATGTAAAGATTGATCTTCAGGTTCCTAGTTCAG